One stretch of Tenrec ecaudatus isolate mTenEca1 chromosome 18, mTenEca1.hap1, whole genome shotgun sequence DNA includes these proteins:
- the PPP1R15A gene encoding protein phosphatase 1 regulatory subunit 15A, with protein MAPNQRPPLGASQRSAHPFFFLSPLVGILNRAWSRLRGPGPPEPWGMEAASREAALDAETEISLTVGHATWGGHPHGEAEDKGAAEEDDGAADLKAPTSLGEASEVDCEGCAEKEAPRVVREQGSGLAGSQPAPLPSDLPTRTPPDPLGEGESEKEEKDAADHPEMPKTFSYPPVTCTYGSRLKEEEAEKGKLVKEAWPQTTTRLFSPGPMPGAWLWTEEATEQQKDEEDGPAEDEEARKASTASWPPVSPPSSPPRPGECPSRKSKEEAAEKDRDPEPLCYSQAWRSLLSRPLEDPATKNTETQEEADGKGGASGTAAAKWGTGRPFFFSSTRTFLRALVFWPGKASEKAGHEDAACRAAREEGEAAAGPTSSPSESPSSKVQVIRPGEEKEESEDHRSGEAEGPSSLQATSAFLNDLVYRPGEDPEEEEEEEDHDSEAAEGPSFLKDWVYWPGEEEEEEEEEEDEDSDSGAAEEEGEAEWVYEPGEDSEEEEEEEEEEGEAEGLSCLPSTSAFLKDWVYRPGEDSEEDSEEDSDSGAVEEDEAAEGLFCLPSTSAFLKDWVYRPGEDSEENEEEDSDSGAVEEDEAAEGLSCLPSTSAFLKDWVYHPGEDSEEDEEEDSDSGAVEEDEAAEGLSCLPSTSAFLKDWVYRPGEDLEDDDDEENSDSEAAQGDSTGRPHPPLRVAIYLPGEKPRPPWAPPRLPSRLQRRLKSLQAPAPEDPDPETPQQARKVRFADKVIVHRLIVWAGPAQAVRRGPWEEMARDRSRFARRIAHTQKELDPCLTPAARAKAWERLQDPPISLVAPGTQTLGRPSEAPPLALPLSPTEATPSPSHCLAFQERRG; from the exons ATGGCTCCGAATCAACGGCCCCCTCTGGGTGCCTCCCAAAGGAGTGCCCACCCCTTCTTCTTCCTGTCCCCACTGGTGGGCATCCTCAACCGGGCGTGGAGCCGCCTTCGGGGCCCCGGACCACCAGAGCCCTGGGGCATGGAAGCTGCCTCCAGAGAAGCTGCCTTGGATGCGGAAACTGAGATCTCTCTGACCGTGGGCCATGCCACTTGGGGTGGGCACCCTCACGGGGAGGCTGAAGACAAGGGAGCCGCTGAGGAGGACGACGGAGCAGCAGACCTCAAAGCCCCCACTTCTCTCGGTGAGGCCTCAGAGGTTGACTGTGAAGGGTGTGCTGAGAAAGAAGCacccagggtggtcagagagcaaggaagtggactTGCAGGGAGCCAGCCTGCCCCTCTGCCCTCCGACCTTCCTACAAGAACCCCGCCAGACCCTCTTGGGGAAGGGGAgtctgagaaagaagaaaaggacgCCGCTGACCATCCAGAAATGCCCAAGACCTTCTCTTATCCTCCAGTCACCTGCACATATGGCTCCAGGCTGAAGGAAGAAGAGGCAGAGAAGGGAAAACTTGTCAAGGAAGCCTGGCCCCAAACCACAACTCGCCTCTTCTCCCcaggccccatgccaggggcttggcTGTGGACAGAAGAGGCCACGgagcagcagaaagatgaagagGATGGACCTGCAGAGGATGAAGAAGCCAGGAAGGCCTCCACGGCCTCCTGGCCACCAGTTTCGCCTCCTAGTTccccccctaggcctggggagtgtCCTTCCAGAAAGTCTAAGGAGGAGGCGGCTGAGAAAGATAGGGACCCAGAGCCTCTCTGCTAcagccaggcctggaggtccctgctCAGTCGGCCCCTGGAAGACCCCGCCACAAAGAACACAGAGACACAGGAGGAAGCGGATGGCAAAGGTGGTGCTTCAGGAACAGCTGCGGCCAAGTGGGGAACGGGAAGGCCTTTCTTCTTCTCATCCACGCGGACCTTCCTGCGGGCCCTGGTGTTCTGGCCAGGAAAGGCCTCGGAGAAGGCAGGACACGAGGACGCTGCTTGCAGGGCAGCTCGGGAAGAAGGAGAAGCTGCGGCGGGTCCCACCTCGAGCCCATCCGAAAGTCCGTCCTCGAAGGTCCAGGTGATTCGGCcaggagaagagaaagaagagagcgAAGACCACCGCTCAGGAGAAGCTGAAGGTCCCTCCTCCCTCCAAGCTACAAGTGCCTTCTTGAACGACTTGGTGTACCGGCCAGGAGAGGAccctgaggaggaggaagaggaggaagaccatGATTCCGAGGCAGCTGAGGGTCCTTCCTTCTTGAAGGACTGGGTGTACTggccaggagaggaggaggaggaagaagaggaggaggaagacgaaGACAGTGATTCAGGGGCAgccgaggaggagggagaagctgAGTGGGTTTATGAGCCAGGAGAGGActctgaggaagaggaggaggaggaagaagaggagggggaAGCTGAGGGCTTGTCCTGCCTCCCATCCACAAGCGCCTTCCTGAAAGACTGGGTGTACCGTCCAGGGGAGGACTCGGAGGAGGACTCGGAGGAAGATAGTGACTCAGGGGCAGTGGAGGAGGATGAAGCAGCTGAGGGCTTGTTCTGCCTCCCATCCACAAGCGCCTTCCTGAAGGACTGGGTGTACCGTCCAGGGGAGGACTCGGAGGAGAATGAGGAGGAAGATAGTGACTCAGGGGCAGTGGAGGAGGATGAAGCAGCTGAGGGCTTGTCCTGCCTCCCATCCACAAGCGCCTTCCTGAAGGACTGGGTGTACCATCCAGGGGAGGACTcggaggaggatgaggaggaagATAGTGACTCAGGGGCAGTGGAGGAGGATGAAGCAGCTGAGGGCTTGTCCTGCCTCCCATCCACAAGCGCCTTCCTGAAGGACTGGGTGTACCGTCCAGGGGAGGACTTGGAGGACGACGACGACGAGGAGAACAGTGATTCAGAGGCTGCTCAGGGGGACTCCACTGGGAGGCCCCACCCTCCTCTCCGAGTGGCCATCTATTTACCTGGGGAGAAgccccgccctccctgggctccaCCCCGGCTGCCCAGTAGACTGCAAAGGCGACTGAAGTCCTTACAAGCCCCAGCCCCTGAGGATCCAGatcctgagacgccccagcaggCCAGAAAA GTGCGCTTCGCGGACAAGGTCATCGTCCATCGCCTGATTGTCTGGGCCGGGCCAGCCCAGGCTGTCCGCCGGGGTCCCTGGGAGGAGATGGCCCGGGACCGAAGCCGCTTCGCCCGCCGCATCGCCCACACCCAGAAGGAGCTGGACCCCTGCCTCACCCCTGCCGCCCGGGCCAAGGCCTGGGAACGCCTCCAGGACCCACCCATCTCTCTGGTCGCCCCTGGGACCCAGACCCTCGGCCGCCCTTCCGAAGCCCCACCTCTGGCCTTGCCCCTGAGCCCCACGGAGGCCacgccctccccctcccactgtctGGCCTTCCAGGAGAGGCGGGGCTGA